The nucleotide window CATCGGTGAGGTCGTGGAGGTCGGTACCGGGGTCCGCCGGCACACCGTGGGCGACCGGGTGGTGGTCTGCTCCTTCGTCGGATGCGGCCGGTGCTGGTACTGCGCCAACGACCTGTGGTCGCTGTGCGACAACACCAACACCAACCCCGGCATCGGACAGGCCCTCTTCGGGGCCGACACCGGCGGGATCTTCGGCTACTCGCACGCCATGGGCGGACTGCGGGGCAGCCACGCCGAGTACGTGCGGGTGCCCTTCGCCGACTACGGCGCCTTCCCGGTGCCGGAGGGCATCGACGACACGAGCGCCCTGTTCGTGTCGGACTCGGTGCCGACGGGATGGATGGGCGCCGACCTGGCGGGCGTGAAACCGGGCGACGTGGTCGCGGTCTGGGGCTGTGGGGCCGTCGGCCAGATGGCGGCCCGCGCCGCGATGCTGATGGGCGCGGAACGGGTGATCTCCATCGACCGGATCCCGGAGCGGCTGGCGATGACCGAGCGGCACATCGGCAGCGAGGTCATCGACTACACGGCGACCGACGTCGGCGCGGAACTGCGGGAGCGCACCGGTGGCCGGGGCCCGGACGTCTGCATCGAGGCCGTCGGCATGGAGGCGCACAGCGACAACAGCCTCGTTCACGCCTATGACCAGGTGAAACAGCAGCTGCGACTCCAGACGGACCGGCCCACCGCCGTCCGGCAGGCCATCCACGCCTGCCGCAAGGCCGGCACGGTCTTCATCCTGGGCGTCTTCGCCGGTGCCGTCGACAAGTTCCCGCTGGGCGCGGTGATCAACAAGGGTCTGACGGTGCGCGGCGCCCAGATGCACGGCCAGCGGTACATACCGATGCTCCTGGAGCGGATGGCGGCGGGGGAGCTGAGCACCTCGCACCTGGCGACCCACACCGTGTCCCTGGACGAGGCACCGCGGGCCTACGACATGTTCAAGCACAAGACCGACGGCTGCGTCCGCGCCGTCATCCGGCCGGGCGGCTGACCCCCGCGGCCCGGGGCTCCCGGGCCGCACGCCCGCCGGGCGCCGGCCGCCCGCCCCCGCCGCGCCGGCGGGGGCGGGCGCGTCCTCGCGAGGCGTACCAGCCGGCTCCCAGGACCATGGCCAGGGCCGCCTCCACGACGTCGCCGCCGTAGTACATCCACTGGGCCCCCGCGTGCAGGTCGGCCGCGCTGAACGCGGTACCGGGCGGGGGTACGGCGTACAGGGTCCTGGCCAGTACGCCGTGCGCGGCGCCGACGGCCAGCAGGACGGCGCCGCGCACGGCGAGGCCCCACCGCCGGCGTACGGGATCCAGCTGGCACACGGCGAAGGTGAACAGCAGCCCGGCCGTCAGCAGGTGCACGTGCACCAGGGCGTGCGTCACGGGTTGCCGCCGTGCGGACGCGAAGAGCCCGGTGCGGTAGAGCAGCCACATGCCGCCCGCATCGAGCAGGGCCGCGACCGGTGGGCAGAGCAGCAGGCCGACCGGGCGGGAGTGCGCGAGGACCAGCAGGCCCCGGCGCGCGGCACCCGGTGCGAGGGCCCGCAGGGTGAGGGTGAGCGGACGGGCCAGGACGAGGAGCAGCGGGGCCACCATGCCCACGGCGAGATGCTGGACCATGTGCGCGGTGAACGGCTCCGCGGGCGGTCCTCCCACCGCCGCCCAGGCCACCGCGGCCCCACCGGCGGTGAACGCCCCGTCCCGCCACCGGGGCCAGACGTCCCCGCGGCGCCGCAGACGCCCGGCGGCCACCAGGTAGGCGACGGCCGCCGACAGCGCCGCCGCGACGGAGAACCACTCGACCGCGGTGGGACCCGGGGCGCCGCCCGGGTGGACGTGCGCGAGCGTCATGCCGCCGGGCCGGCAGCGGTGGTCCGGGCCGCGCGGACCGCCAGGCCCGCCCCGATCAGCAGCAGGAGCACGGCGGCGATGTTCCACGCCCAGTCGTACGGGGTGACGTCCACGCCGTAGCGGATCCGGTGCAGACGCAGCAGCTTGTGGTCCACGATCCCGTCGAACAGCTGGAAGGCCCCCAGGCCCAGGAAAAGACCCGCCCGGGCATGCGCCGGCGAGAGGGCGTGGCGGCGGCGCAGATCGGCGTACAGGAAGAAGCCGGCGACGAGCATCAGCAGCTCGGCGGTGTGCAGCAGGCCGTCGGAGAGCAGGCCCACGCCGGTGGTCGAGCGGTCGTAGAAGTGGTGCCAGTGCAGGACCTGGTGGAAGACGATCACATCGACCGCGGCCATCACGGCGATCCCGATCATGGCACACACGGCCATTGACCTGCGGGGTTCGCAGTGCGCGGGCGGGGTGACCACCGACCTGTCCGACGGCTTCATGGACGTGTGCCTTCCTGTCGTGCTGCCACTGCCACTGCCACTGCCGCTGCTCCGGCGCCGGTCGCACCATCGGCGTCCGCAGCCCTTCGCGGGCTGCGGACGCCGATGTGCCGCACGGGCGTGATCAGCCGTTACCCATGGCCTTGCGGACCGCGTCGCGGGTGCGGTCCATCAGGGCCGCGACCGGTCCGAGCGCCATGTTCGCCGCCGCGGACTCCACACCGGGGTGAGGGCGGGTGGGCGCCATGGCCTCGGCCGCCTTGACGCCCTTGGCCAGCGAGGCGAGCCCCGCGGTGTCGGTGCTGCGCCGGATGTGGGTGAACTCGTAGCGCTCCTCCGCCCGGGCGTGCTCCTGGACGTCGGCCCGCAGCGCCAGCAGTTGCGCCATGAACTTCGGGTCGTTCGTGTCCATGTCGTCCAGCGCGCTCAGCGTCTCCTTCGCCGACCGCTCCTCGGCGAGACGGTCGTCCACGACCTGCTCACCGCCGGTGACGTTCCGGCGCACGAACGGGTGCACCACCTCCTCCTCCGCCGTCTCGTGGACGGCGAGGAGCCGCACCAGGCGGCGGAAGGCATCCTGCCGGGCGTCGCCCCCGGCGGCCTCGACCTCGTCGAAGAGGTTGCGGATGTCACCGTGCTGGCGCATGAGCAGGGCCACCACATCGGTGTCCGGAGCGGCGTCGTCGCCGGCCTGCGGGGTCTGCAGCTCGGTCATGACCGGTCTCCTCACTTGCCGCGCAGGGCGGGGTCGGGGTGCTCGCCCTCGGTCTCGATGCGGTACTCGCGCCCGAACATCTCGTCGTGCTGCGTCATCACCCGCTCGCTGGGCGCCGCCTCACCGCCGTGGATGTCCTCCTGCATCTTCTCGAACCGCTCGTGCTGCTCGCGCACATAGCCGGCACCCAGCGTGGTCAGGTCCATCTGCGTGTCCAGCAGCTCGCGCAGATACTGCTTGTTCGGCTCGAATGTCAGCACGTTCGGCAGCTCGGGCGCCAGGACCGACTGCGGGTCGCGTCCGTCGTGCCTGCGCATCAGGTCGCAGGCGAGGTGCAGGTGTTCCAGCTCCATGTTCAGGTGCAGCTCCCAGATCGCCTTGATCCGGGGGTCGCTCTCCTGCTCCATGAAGGAGTAGTAGAGGTAGCACTCGTTGTACTCGTGGTTGACGAGCTGCTCCCACCACGTCTCGCCCGGGTCCACGAGGGACTCGTAGTGGGTGACGTGCTCCTCCTCGATGAGCCCGATCTCCTGGTAGAGCTGGCGGGCGATCGGCTCCATGTAGGTGGGGCCGGTGTTCATGTAGAAGTTCATGGTCTGCTGCTCCGTCGACATGATCGTCAGCGCGTGCAGCTTCGACAGCGGGTCCGTCCGAGTCTTGTCGTACGGGTCACGGACGTTGTCCACCGGGTTGCGGTGATGGAATTTCGTGGGCCGGCCCGGCATGACCTCGGTGAGGCCGTCGACGATCGCGTCCGCCTTGCGGTGCTCGATCATCTCGTACAGGTTCGCGTACCGGTACAGGTGGTCGAAGTCCTCCAGCACACCGAACTGGTACGCCTGTGTGAGGTACGGGTCCGGCTCCATACGGGCGACCCAGGCGGTGAGGTCCACGGCCACCTGCTCGTAGGCGATCGTCGTCTCCAGCACGGACGACACCCCGGGCAGCAGCCAGTTCACCACCTTCTGCTGCTGCGCCTCGATGTAGCGCGTACGGGCCAGCTGGCGCTTCACCTCGGGGTCGACGGTGTTGCGGGCCAGCATGTGGCTGAACATGATCGCCTCGACCTCGATGCCGTTCATCGTGATGATGCGGCAACGGGTGTACGGGTCGCAGTGGTCGGGATCGATGGGGGCGACGTTCAGCTCACGCCAGTTCCTGAGCTGGCGGTCCAGCGGAATGCCGCGTTGCTCCAGGGGGTTGAAGGTCATCCGTTGCCTCCAGGGCGGTCGATGGTGAGTACGCAGTCCCCCTCGATACGGAAAACAGTCACCGCAGGAGTGAGGGAATGAGCGCGGACCGTGTGCGCCCGTGGTGACGCCCCGCACTTCGTTTGCCGTACGCCCCGGTGGGGACCCGGCTGACGATGAGCACCACCAGCGGGACAGGAGTGGGTACCGCCCATGGGCACAGCAGCTGAGAACGGCCTCGCGGGACGTCTGCACGGCTTCCTCCGAGGCACGAAGCACGCGTATTCGGCGGGGCACGAGCGGCCCCTCGGGGGTTATCTGACGGCCATGGCCGGCTTCGGCGCCTACACGGCCGCCTGGGCGACGGCGGTACGGCTCAGCGGGCGCCGTCTGCCCGAGCGCCCGGAGCCCGCGGACCTGGCACTGACCGCGGTGGCCGCCTTCCGGCTCAGCCGGCTGCTGAGCAAGGCCGCGGTGACCAGTCCGCTGCGCGCCCCCTTCACGCGGTACGTCGGCCCGCAGGGCCCGGCCGAGCTGCACGAGGAGGCGCGGACCGGGAACGGCGGGGACACCGTCGGGGAGCTGATGACCTGCCCGTTCTGCACGGGCGTGTGGATGGTCTCGACCTTGACCGCCGGCCAGCTGCTCTGGCCCCGCGCCACCCGTACCGCCATGGGCGCGCTCACCGCGCTGGCCGGTGCGGACGCACTGCAGCTGACGTACGCGGCGCTGGTGGACAGGACCACCGGGTGAGTGCGGTGGGAGAGGGTACCCGCGGCGGCATGATGAAGCGAGCACTGTGGCAGGGGCTGGTCGCCGGAGCGGCCGGAGGGGTCGTCATGACCCTCGGCGAGAAGATCGAGCAGGCCGTCACCGGCCGGCCCGACTCCCATGTGCCCGCCCGGGTGCTCCAGCGGCTGACCGGGCTCCCGGAACGCCCCGGGACCCAGCCGCTGCCGCTGAACTGGGCCATGCACCACGGCCAGGCCGCCCTCCTGGGCGTACTGCGCTCCGTCATGGCGCACAGCGGGCTGCGCGGACCGGTCGCGTCCGCCAAGTTCGCCGTCGTGCGCCTCACCAACGACCAGATCCTCGAGAACGCGACCGGCGTGGGTGCCCCGCCCGCCACCTGGCCCCGCCGGGAGCTGGTCGTGGACGTCCTGCACAAGGCCGTGTACGCCTTCGCCACCGGGGTCGTCGCCGACGCCCTGGCGGCCCGCGGCGGCCCCGGTCCCGGACAGCGCCACGCCGCCCTCCGGCCGGGCCGTCACGCCGGCGTGGGCCCCCTGCCGCGCAGGGACGCCTACGGCCGGTGACCCGTACGCCGCCGGCCGGGACGGGGCTGCGTCCCGGCCGGCGGCGCGGTTCCTCATCTGTACGTACTGCCGGTGCCTACGTCCGGTCGCTCTCGTGACCCGCGGCGTCCACGACGTCGCGCTTGCCGGTGTGCTCCCGCTGGTCGAGCTTCGCCTGTTCCGGGTGGTGCAGGTCGAAGGCGGGGGACTCGGAGCGGATCTTGGGCAGGGTCACGAAGTTGTGGCGGGGCGGTGGGCAGGAGGTGGCCCATTCGAGGGAGCGGCCGTAGCCCCAGGGGTCGTCGACCTCGATCTTCTTGCCGTACTTGGCGGTCTTCCACACGTTGTAGAGGAAGGGGAGGGTGGAGAGGCCCAGCAGGAAGGCGCCGATGGAGGAGACGGTGTTCAGTGCGGTGAAGCCGTCGGCGGCCAGGTAGTCGGCGTACCGGCGCGGCATGCCCTCGGCACCCAGCCAGTGCTGGACGAGGAACGTGGTGTGGAAGCCGACGAACAGCGTCCAGAAGTGGATCTTCTCCAGGCGCGTGTCGAGCATCGTGCCGGTCATCTTCGGCCACCAGAAACTGAATCCGCCGAACATGGCGAAGACGATCGTGCCGAAGAGGACGTAGTGGAAGTGGGCGACGACGAAGTAGCTGTCGGTGACGTGGAAGTCCAGCGGGGGTGAGGCGAGCAGAACACCGGTGAGGCCGCCGAAGAGGAAGGTGACCAGGAAGCCGGCGGCCCACAGCATGGGGGGTTCGAAGGAGATCGAACCCTTCCACATGGTGCCGATCCAGTTGAAGAACTTCACCCCGGTGGGGACGGCGATGAGGTAGCTCATGAAGGCGAAGAACGGCAGCAGCACCGCTCCGGTGGCGAACATGTGGTGGGCCCACACCGTCACGGACAGGCCGGTGATGGCGATGGTGGCGCCGACCAGCCCCATGTAGCCGAAGACCGGTTTGCGGGAGAACACCGGGAGGATCTCGGTGATCACGCCGAAGAACGGGAGCGCCAGGATGTAGACCTCGGGGTGGCCGAAGAACCAGAAGAGGTGCTGCCACAGGATCGGGCCGCCGTTCGCCGGGTCGAAGATGTGGGCGCCGAACTTGCGGTCCACCTCCAGCGCGAACAGCGCGGCGGCCAGCACGGGGAAGGCCAGCAGCACCAGGACCGAGGTGAGCAGCACGTTCCACACGAAGATCGGCATGCGGAACATCGTCATGCCGGGCGCGCGCATGCAGATGATCGTGGTGACGAAGTTGACCGCGCCGAAGATCGTACCGAACCCGGCCAGCGCCAGCCCCATGATCCACAGGTCACCGCCCACGTAGGCGGTGCGCTCACCACCGCTGAGGGGGGTGTAGGCGGTCCAGCCGAAGTCGGCGGCGCCCTGGGGGGTGAGGAAGCTGGACAGGACGATCAGGCCGCCGAAGAGGAAGAACCAGTACGACAGCATGTTCAGCCGCGGGAAGGCGACGTCCGGGGAGCCGATCTGCAGCGGCATGATCGCGTTGGCGAACCCGGCGAAGGTGGGGGTCGCGAACAGCAGCAGCATGATCGTGCCGTGCATCGTGAACGACTGGTTGTACTGCTCGGTGGACAGGAACTGCATTCCCGGCCGGGCCAGTTCCACCCTGATCGCCATCGCCAGCAGGCCGCCGATCAGGAAGAACCCGAAGGACGTGATCAGGTACAGGTGGCCGATCTTCTTGTGGTCGGTCGTCGTCAGCCACGACACGACGATCCGGCCCTTGCTACGCCGCCCCTCGACCGGCACCAATGTCACCGGTGTTGTCTCAGTAGTCATCAGATCCCTCAATCGGCAGCACCACGTGACCGTGGAATCCGGGCAGCGCAACGGGTACCTCGCCCACCGGTCGTGGTGTCGGGCAGTGCGTAACCAGTTGAGCCCAATCCATGCCTGTAGGCCGGAAGCCGAGCCGACGGCGGAGGCGCGCCGACCCCAATGAACCAATATGCCGTTCGTCTGAACGGTGTACGGGTCACACACGGTCATGGTTACGGCCACGGGTCCGGTGGCGGCCCGCCCGCGAGCCCCGGTAGGCGGCGCGGCGCACCGCTGCCAGGGCGCTGCCCGGACCGAAGCCGGGAACGCTGTGCGCGTAGACGTCGAAGTCCACGCTCTCCTCCCGCGGTACGGGCAGCGGAGCGCCCACCGTCAGCACCGCGAACGCCCGCCACGTCCGGCCGGCGCTCCCGGCGCACAGGTCGAGGACGAGCGGCCCGGCGGCGAGGGCGTCGCGCAGACTCGCCGGGTCGCCGTGCACGGGTGCCCGGTCCTGGCGGGGAAAGGCGGCCAGGAGGCGGTGGTGACCGCCGACGCGGTACTTCAGCAGGGTGGAGTACGGGCCGCCCAGCGCGTCGGCGCGCGGCAGGGGCAGGCGCCGGACGGCCCGGCCCCGTCCGCTGCTGGTGAGGAGCAGGTCGAGGGGCCGGCCCGGACCCGCCGCGTCCTCGACGCGTACGGCCAGTCCCAGCCCGTCGGGCAGCCGGCCGGGCAGACCGGCCGCCCGGGAGAGGCGGACCGTGGCGGCGTACCGGCCGGGCGTGTCGAGCCACGGAACGCCCCAGCGCCCGCCTCCGTCGTCCACCACCTCCAGTTCGGCCGTGCAGGTCAGCCCCGTCGGGTGCAGTGCCGGGGCGTGCCGCAGACGGGCCAGGCGGCGAAATCCCGCCTCGACGGCGCCGACCAGTCGTTCTCCCATGCCGAACCCCGACCTTCCACGAAACCAGGCAGTTGCTCCGCTCCGCCGGTGGCCTGTGGCGGAGGGCCGACCGAGTACCCCCGCGGACGCGAAGCATGAACGGGCGCCTGACACGGTCTGCGCGCCGGGGCGCGGGTCGCTCCGCCGCACGTGATGTCGGCCGAAACCGTGGCGAACGGAGATTCCGGCGAACGGGAGGACGGCGGTGTCCGGACGCGGGGGCCCGTGTGCCGGATGGGGCGCCCCCGTACGCGGGATGCCGGGGAGCGCGGCAACTCTCTCGCGCATCCGTCAATGAATGTGCACCGACTGTCACAACCTGACGGATGCCGACCTGAAACGACTGCTGCTGTCTGAAAGGGGCTGACCGCGAGGATAGACTTCGGCAACCGAACGGCCCTCGTCCTACGTGTAGTTGACAGCGACGGGCGATCGCCTCGGTGGTGGAGAACGATGGGGCTCCGGCACGGTGGGTCCACCGCTGTCGGAACGCCACTGCACGCGACGGGATCAACGGCGTGCCGGGCGGTCCCGACCGCATGGGCGACGTCCGGGCGCTCATGGTCATGCTCGTAGGACAAGGGAGAATCGCCCCGATGCACCACCAGGACACGGCGTCCCCGGATGTGAGCCCCGAGCGGCTGGTCGCGAACCGCTACCGACTGCTGTCCCCCCTCGGGGAGGGCGGCATGGGCACCGTGTGGCGCGCCCGTGACGAGGTGCTGCGCCGCGAGGTCGCCATCAAGGAGGTGCGCGCTCCCTCCGGACTCGCCGCCGACAAGATCCAGCGCATGTACACCCGGCTGGAACGGGAGGCGTGGGCCGCGGCCCGGATCACCGCCCGCAACGTGATCACCGTGCACGACGTGGTCACCGACGGCGACCGTCCCTGGATCGTCATGGAACTCGTGCGCGGCCGCTCCCTCGCCGATCTGCTTGAGGCACAGGGGACGCTGAGCCCGCAGGAGACCGCGCGGATCGGCGCCGAGGTCCTGAACGCGCTGCGCGCCGCGCACGAGGCCGATGTGCTGCACCGCGACGTCAAACCGGCCAATGTCCTGCTCGCCGACGACGACCGGGTGATCCTCAGCGACTTCGGCATCGCCATGGTGCTGGGCGACACCGCGCTCACCATGACCGGCGAGGTCGTGGGGTCCCCCGAATACCTGGCGCCGGAACAGGCGTTGGGCCGCTCCCTGGGTCCCGCGACGGACCTGTGGTCGCTCGGCGTCCTGCTGCACACCGCCGTCCAGGGCCGCTCGCCCTTCCGGCAGGACAGCGCCCTGGGTACGCTGCGCGCCGTCGTCGACGACGAACCGCCCGTCGCGGACCGCGCCGGCCCGCTGACCCCCGTCATCGAGGGTCTCCTGCGCAAGGACCCCGCGGAGCGGGCCTCCGCCGAACAGACGGCGCGCCACCTGCGGCTCATAGCCGCCGGCGCCACGCCCGACGCCGACTCCACGTCGACGGGCCCCCAGCCGGTGGCGACCGCCGGCACCGCGCAGACGGGCACCGCCGCGGCGACCGTCTTCGAACCGACCGACGACGTACGCCCGGTGCCGGACGCCACCTCCGCGGACACCGCGGCGGTGACCGCCGTCGACGGGCCCACGGGACAGGCACGGCCCGCACCCGCGCCCACCTCGCAGGACGTCACGGCGACCGACGTGACGGCGGCGGACACGGCGGCGGCCGACGTCCCGGCGTCGGGCGTCACCGACACGCCCACCGTCCAGGTGCGCACGACGCCCGGCGCCTCCGACGCTCCCACCGGTGACGCCCTGCCCGTCACCGGTACGCCCGCGGCCCCGGCGCACCCGGCGGCAGCCGCCGCGCATCCCACGGGCCCCACGCACCAGCAGGTGCCGCAGGCGCACTCCCTGCCGACGGCGACCGCTCCGGTCACCACGGAGGCCCCCGGCGCCGCCCGGCCGCCGCGCGACCGGCGCAAGGGGTACCTGCTCGTGGCGCTGGCGACGGTGTCCGCCCTGCTGCTGGGCGGACTGGGCTACACCCTGCTCGACGACGGGGACGACGGCGGGGCGGACGCCAAGGACCCGGCGAACACGGCCGCCACGGGCTCCTCGTCACAGCAGGCACAGAACGGCGCCCCTTCCGCGGGCGGCGACGGTTCCGACGCGGAGGGCGGGTCCCCGGTCACGGTGACGGTCACGGGGACGAACACGACGTACGCGGGCAGCTGCCCGCCGCCGCAGGACCAGGCACCCGCGTTCACGGCCACCTTCAAGGTGACGGAGCTGCCCGTGCGCTTCACCTACCGCTGGGTCTCGGCGGAGGGGTCGGTCGTCGACAAGACCTGGCGGGCGCTGTCGTTCTCGGAGGGCGGCCCCACCACCCACCAGCAGACGATCCGCGTGACGACGTACGCCCAGGAGGGCACGCTGGCGAGCGCGATGGGCGTGGAGATCAAGTCGTCGCAGCAGACGATCTCCGACACGGTGCCGTTCACGGTGACGTGCCAATGACGTGCCAATGACGGCCCGGGCGGCGGCCGGTGGTTCCTCGCGCCGTCCCGCCCGGGTCCCCTGTTCGTGCCGGTCCGGTCCGCCTTCGTGCCGGGACGTCCGCTCGACGCGGCCGCCCCGGCACCGGGCATGTCATCAAGGAGTTCGAAGTGTCGTCGGTCATCGTGGGACGCACGGGTCCCTTCAGCGGTCAGAGCGCGGTGCTGGGCACCGAGGGCTCCCTACGGTTCGGGCGCAAGAGCGACAACGATGTGATCATCGTCAGCACCAGCGCCTCCCGGCTGCACGCCGAGATCGTCGTGGAGGACGGCGCGTTCGTCCTGCACGACCGCAACAGCAGGAACGGGACGCACGTCAACGAGCGGCGCGTCACACGGCACGTGCTGGAGCACGGCGACGTCATACGGATCGGTGACGAGACGTTCGCGTTCGAGACGCAGGAAGCCCTGGAGACGGTCATGGACCTCTCCCAGATGGACCTGCCGCGCGCCCCGGCCTCGGATCCCGGCACACTCCGCGTCACGGTCGCCGGCGGGGGCCCGGTCGGTCTCGCCTTCGCCCTGATGTTGGAGGACGCGCTGCCCGGGCGCGTGGCCGTCACCGTCCACGAGGGCCGCTGGGTCAGGTCCGGCTCCACGGTGAACTGGAAGGACGAGACGCACGGGAACGTACGCCGTCAGCAGGTCGTGACCCTCCAGAGCCGGCAGTACCTCGCGCTGACCGGGGAGATGCAGTCCGCGCTGTTCGCCGACCCGGCCAACTTCTCGGAGATGTGGCCCGTCGGACCGGACTCCGTCGACGGCAAACCGCCCCGCAACATCCGGATCGCCTACGTCGAGGACCAGTTGCTCGCGCTGGCCAACACCAAGGCGGCCATCCGGCTCGTACCGAAACGCTTCGACATCGCGGAGCACGAGGGCCGGCTCGCGCAGGAGCACGTCCTGGTGATCGGCGAGGGCGGCCGGTCCCGCACCCGCGAGTACTACGGGGACCGCTTCGGCGCGGCTGACGCCTCCATCTACTCCCTGGACGGCGAGCACATCCAGGACGTGGTGCTGGGACTGCGGGTCAAGTCGCCGCTGACCGACGAGATGAGCGTCCTGCTGACGGTGTCGCAGAACAGGTTCCTGCTCAACTCGCTGCGCGGCGAGGGCTTCCTCAACATGCGGCTCACCCGTGACGAGGCCAAGGCGGTGATCGGCATCGATCCCGTCCGGCAGGTCTTCGAGGAGTGCATCGCCGCACGGCCCTGCGTGATGAGCCGCCACGAGGACAACGAGTTCGTGTGTCCCACCCACGGCACCCTCTTCCTGCCCGCCCTGCTGCGCGGCTCGGCCCTGTGGAAGCGGATCCGGGAAGGCCTCAAGCTCTTCGGCGTGGCCGAGGACGACCTCACCGCCATCACCTCGTTCCGGCTGGACATGGTGCAGCGCCCCAGGTTCACGGCGCAGCTCAGCCGCGCCACCGCGACGACCCCGGGAACGTACGGCTTCCTGCTGGGCGACGCCGCCAACGCCATCCACTTCTGGCCCGGGCGCGGTCTCAACAGCGGCGTCGCCTCCGCCGTGTCGCTGGCCCGCTCGCTCAGCCGCGCCTGGCGGGGCAAGCCGTTGCGCGACGCCGACTTCATCCGGCACGAGGCCGCGATGTCCATGCTGCAGTACCGGCACAAGAGCCGCGCCTGGAACGCCATGGTCACCACCGACGAACAGGGCGTCACCCGCGCCATCAAGGACGTCATCGCCCGCAGCATGGAGGAGGTCCCGGCGCCGGCGCCGACCGCCGAACCCGAGGACGCGCGGCCCGACCTGGAGGCGCTGCTCGAACGCATGGGCGAGATCCGCTCGCGTCTCGCCACTCGCCTCCCCAATATGCCCAC belongs to Streptomyces sp. V3I8 and includes:
- a CDS encoding FHA domain-containing protein — protein: MSSVIVGRTGPFSGQSAVLGTEGSLRFGRKSDNDVIIVSTSASRLHAEIVVEDGAFVLHDRNSRNGTHVNERRVTRHVLEHGDVIRIGDETFAFETQEALETVMDLSQMDLPRAPASDPGTLRVTVAGGGPVGLAFALMLEDALPGRVAVTVHEGRWVRSGSTVNWKDETHGNVRRQQVVTLQSRQYLALTGEMQSALFADPANFSEMWPVGPDSVDGKPPRNIRIAYVEDQLLALANTKAAIRLVPKRFDIAEHEGRLAQEHVLVIGEGGRSRTREYYGDRFGAADASIYSLDGEHIQDVVLGLRVKSPLTDEMSVLLTVSQNRFLLNSLRGEGFLNMRLTRDEAKAVIGIDPVRQVFEECIAARPCVMSRHEDNEFVCPTHGTLFLPALLRGSALWKRIREGLKLFGVAEDDLTAITSFRLDMVQRPRFTAQLSRATATTPGTYGFLLGDAANAIHFWPGRGLNSGVASAVSLARSLSRAWRGKPLRDADFIRHEAAMSMLQYRHKSRAWNAMVTTDEQGVTRAIKDVIARSMEEVPAPAPTAEPEDARPDLEALLERMGEIRSRLATRLPNMPTEEELRDHLASLAPSTLRTLQESGAWDTLIVGGEEADIDLFYQSDAPVYVARPTDPRAVGHEPGPQEPAAYDPA